The Benincasa hispida cultivar B227 chromosome 9, ASM972705v1, whole genome shotgun sequence genome has a segment encoding these proteins:
- the LOC120085747 gene encoding WUSCHEL-related homeobox 8-like: MLECASDVACFFLGSSPILLLLLLLLRVLSPLFALLRGEKWKWPNGLAENREKEREKRTHKLQKQRMMEWQNQNQQQQNQTEQLQMQMQVEQLSNADGVSGLYVKVMTDEQMELLRQQISVYASICEQLVEMHKAITAQQDLAGMRLGNLYCDPIMASAAGHKITARQRWTPTPVQLQILEQIFDEGNGTPSKQKIKDITLQLTQHGQISEANVYNWFQNRRARSKRKQANSVPSNADSEPETEVDSPKEKKTKPETFQTYEHFVPKSGNIYSQRTDLSTEIHSFDVQSNKGEPMFQSFGSGHISQMTPIQNHRNNLSNDKMNVPDYSPYTPCEGYHLVE, translated from the exons ATGTTAGAGTGCGCGTCCGACGTggcatgtttttttttagggTCCAGtccaattcttcttcttcttcttcttcttcttcgagtGCTTTCCCCCCTTTTTGCTTTGCTTAGAGGAGAAAAATGGAAATGGCcaaatgggttagctgagaatagagagaaagagagagagaaacgaaCCCACAAGTTGCAGAAGCAGAGGATGATGGAGTGGCAGAACCAGAACCAGCAGCAACAGAACCAAACTGAGCAATTGCAAATGCAAATGCAGGTGGAGCAATTGAGCAACGCCGATGGAGTTAGTGGCCTCTATGTCAAGGTGATGACCGATGAGCAAATGGAGCTTCTCAGGCAGCAGATCTCTGTCTATGCTTCCATTTGTGAGCAGCTTGTCGAGATGCACAAGGCAATCACCGCCCAGCAGGACCTTGCGG GAATGAGGCTTGGGAATCTTTACTGTGATCCAATAATGGCATCTGCTGCTGGTCACAAGATAACTGCCAGGCAGAGGTGGACGCCTACGCCTGTGCAGCTTCAaattcttgagcagatctttgATGAGGGCAATGGAACCCCAAGCAAGCAGAAGATCAAGGATATAACTCTACAGCTGACACAACATGGTCAAATTTCAGAAGCAAACGTTTATAATTGGTTTCAGAACAGAAGGGCTCGTTCAAAAAGAAAGCAAGCAAATTCAGTACCAAGTAATGCAGACTCAGAACCAGAGACAGAAGTTGATTCTCcaaaggagaaaaagactaaACCAGAAACCTTCCAAACTTACGAACACTTCGTTCCGAAGTCAGGCAACATATACTCTCAGAGAACTGATTTAAGTACTGAAATACATTCCTTTGACGTACAGTCGAATAAAGGGGAGCCCATGTTTCAGTCTTTCGGATCTGGTCATATCAGTCAGATGACTCCAATACAGAATCATA GAAATAATCTGTCGAATGATAAAATGAACGTGCCAGATTACTCTCCTTACACTCCTTGTGAAGGATATCACTTGGTCGAGTGA